The DNA sequence CACGGTCGGACGCAGGGTGATTTTCCTCGTCACCGGGGAACAGATGACCCCGTAGGTCGTCGCCGTCACGGTCGGACGCAGGGTGATTTTCCTCGTCACCGGGGAACAGATGACCCCGTAGGTCGTCGCCGTCACGGGCCCCATCGTCACGGGCCCCATCGCCGCGGCCGATCCGAGCGTGGACTTCGCCCCGCCCGTTGGTGTGCGCGTTCGTGCCGTTGGTGGTGTGGTTCTTCATGTCGATGGAGCTGTTCTTCACCCCCGACTGAACCTGCTATTCGGGTTGTTCGGTGTCGAGGGCGTCGGTGATGCGGTCGTGGACCGGAGGTTTCGAGGTTCTGGCCGGCGGTGCGGGCGGTGGCGTGGGCGCGGGTGTATTCGTCGTCGCTGAGCCGGATGGGGATGCGGTGGGCGGGGCCTGGGGTGGGTTGCTGGGCCAGTTCGCGGTTGGTGGTGCTCACGCATTTCGCTGATGGGCAGGGGTGCGCGGTCGGTGAGGATGTGAGCGCCGGTGGAGGCGGGGTCGTCGAGCAGAGCCAGGAGCAGATGGTCGGTGCCGATCTCCTCATGCCCGAGCAGGGCCGTCTGGCGCAGGCTGGCTTCGAGGGCCTTCTTCGTCTTCGGGGTGAATGGGATGTGCCCCGCGGCCGGGGCGGATCCCGCCGGTGCGGTGTCACCCGCGAGCTTGCTCTCGAGTGCCGGG is a window from the Rhodococcus jostii RHA1 genome containing:
- a CDS encoding Clp protease N-terminal domain-containing protein, with the translated sequence MVFERFSDQARQVVVLAAAAARTHHQNSVGTEHLLIGIFDAGGPGAAALTAWGVTAPALESKLAGDTAPAGSAPAAGHIPFTPKTKKALEASLRQTALLGHEEIGTDHLLLALLDDPASTGAHILTDRAPLPISEMREHHQPRTGPATHPRPRPPHPHPAQRRRIHPRPRHRPHRRPEPRNLRSTTASPTPSTPNNPNSRFSRG